The following proteins are co-located in the Billgrantia tianxiuensis genome:
- a CDS encoding CaiB/BaiF CoA transferase family protein encodes MSPPFEGIRVIDATHVLAGPFATYQLAVLGADVIKVESPSDPDQARLQGSDRELNDIGMGTAFMSQASNKKAVAIDFKKPEGQRIMKRLLATADVFVENYRPGALEKLGLGYEDLAAINPALIYCSISAFGSTGPRRELTAYDNVIQAFSGMMAMTGDRQTGPLKSGAPVVDYATGTTAAFSIASALFQRERNGGKGQFIDVSMLDTALMLTSPYLTALLWNGKKPEPKGNTFPFATIGCYHASDEPLMIAASNLTQQKRLWTALGREDMIKENNNQRLDSHEEEAKVIAEIIGTMTADYWETFLQERRIPAARIRRLEETLADPHVGARGMLHSQPIEENDERALVVPISAFTMSAGERRITSPPQKVGAQTAELLASLGYSVDDLHALKAAGVIGGALDEIR; translated from the coding sequence ATGTCTCCCCCCTTTGAAGGCATTCGTGTCATTGATGCCACCCACGTGCTGGCCGGCCCATTCGCGACGTATCAACTCGCTGTGCTGGGGGCGGATGTCATCAAGGTGGAGTCGCCATCGGACCCTGACCAGGCGCGCCTGCAAGGGTCTGACAGGGAGCTGAACGATATCGGCATGGGTACGGCATTCATGTCCCAGGCCAGCAACAAGAAGGCCGTTGCCATCGACTTCAAGAAGCCCGAAGGGCAACGAATCATGAAGAGGCTGTTGGCAACGGCCGATGTGTTCGTCGAGAACTACCGCCCGGGCGCCCTGGAAAAGCTTGGGTTGGGATATGAAGATCTGGCCGCCATCAATCCGGCGTTGATCTACTGTTCCATCTCTGCCTTTGGCTCCACGGGGCCGCGCCGGGAGCTCACGGCCTACGATAATGTCATTCAAGCCTTCTCGGGCATGATGGCAATGACGGGAGACCGTCAGACGGGACCGCTCAAGAGCGGTGCACCAGTCGTCGACTATGCCACCGGTACGACAGCGGCATTTTCCATTGCCTCGGCGCTTTTTCAGCGCGAGCGGAATGGTGGGAAAGGGCAGTTCATCGATGTGTCGATGCTGGACACGGCCCTGATGCTGACAAGTCCCTATTTGACCGCACTGCTGTGGAACGGAAAAAAGCCGGAGCCAAAGGGCAATACGTTTCCTTTCGCCACGATCGGTTGTTACCACGCCTCCGATGAGCCGTTGATGATTGCTGCGTCCAACCTGACGCAGCAGAAGCGTCTGTGGACGGCGTTGGGGCGGGAGGACATGATCAAGGAGAACAACAACCAGCGCCTCGATAGCCATGAGGAAGAAGCCAAGGTCATTGCTGAAATCATCGGTACCATGACGGCGGACTACTGGGAGACGTTCCTGCAGGAGCGGCGCATTCCGGCGGCGAGGATCAGGCGTCTGGAGGAAACCCTGGCCGACCCTCACGTCGGCGCGAGGGGCATGTTGCACAGCCAGCCCATCGAGGAGAACGATGAGCGTGCGCTGGTCGTGCCGATCTCGGCGTTTACGATGTCTGCGGGTGAGCGGCGTATCACGTCTCCACCGCAAAAGGTCGGCGCCCAGACGGCGGAACTGCTCGCCAGCCTGGGTTATTCAGTGGATGACCTTCACGCCCTGAAAGCCGCTGGGGTCATTGGCGGTGCATTGGATGAGATTCGTTAG